The following is a genomic window from Falco cherrug isolate bFalChe1 chromosome 9, bFalChe1.pri, whole genome shotgun sequence.
CACCGCTAAGATGGAAATTGGCTAGGACAGAATTACCCCTTTTCTTTGTATCTGGCTTCAGCTCTCCCATACCACCTCCTGCAGAAGTCTGCCAACACAAGTGCGGCTCCGCGTGACTTAAGGCCAGCTCTTCAGTGGAATAAAGGTCTGAGGTCTCAGTTCAAGGGAAAGACTAcgtttttgtttggggggtttggttgttgtttttttttttattggtggtgttttttaaaaaaacccagcatttctGGCGATCACCCCAATACACCAGGATTACTGCCATCAGTTGCACAGATGTGAGGATGCGAGTTTAACTGAAGCTGGTAGATGCTCAGATGTAGACATGGAGGGGTTTCAGCAGCGGTGTTGGAGAACAAATGTGGCAATCTACTGAGCGATGAAAAAGATGCCTGGCATGTAAAGTACATTAGTCAAGGCAGCTCCAGAtctcttatttttaatagctaagATGAACTTCCTAGTCCTCTACAGAAAGGACAGTGGAAATTCTGTTTGCGTGAATTGGGCATGTATCCTACTTTGTTgaagtgaaaatgtgtttcagatgTGTGAGAGTATTTTCTCTTGGTACTGGTGCATCGCTTTTCCTCCACAGaaagagcagagccaggaggcagtggatcagctggagaaggtaaagtgtgtcctggttttggatAGGCAGAAAAATAGTATCTCTTTCTTGGCGGCATAGAGAGTATAGTGGGCTGTGGCACAGGCACGTGTGGTCTTGTCTTATGTTAGATTCAGTTTCATTGTAGCGTAGGGTTGAATAATTTGACTTCATGAGTTAGGCCTGCCTGGCAGGTAGCGTTCTTATTTTGACACAAGCGAACGTTTAAATACTCAAGTATTAGAGGAGTGTGGTGGAGGCAGGAGAATACAAGTCCTTGCCAGCAGCTTGCTTCCAAGCACTACCGTATTTATGCTAGCGGTGATTGTGCTATGCTGTTACTGCCAATCTAGGGTGGATAAATTGTGAAGGCGTTCAAATAACGCAAGGCTGAAGTACGTCTTTAAAAGGACTGCTGCAAGTACTACCAATGTATCACTGCTTTTTTAGTTTGACACAAAACAAGGGTTACCCATCTACCTTTTTGTGCTAAATAGGCATCATTTCTTTATACAGGAAAAGGAGTTGGAAAAGGaattttctgaagagcaagCCGCGCTGAGGGAAAAGCTACAGGTAAGGCAGAGCCTCCTTTACAGTAACActacctgccttctgctgttctctggatTACTGACCATTCACAGTCTTTACTCGGGAAGCCACGAGCGCGTTCCTTCAGGAAAACTGGGAGCCAGCCAGACTGTACTTAACTGCACGAGCTCTTTCCCTTTACTGAGTTAGCCTTTTGTGGCAACAGTGACGTTGCAATTACAAGCAAAGAAGTTTTGTGCTGAGCCGATTTTCCTTTCCCGAAGGTTCCTAACAAGACTATTGGAATTCTAGCTTCTGAGAAGTCTGAGTTGCAGGCGGCACTTGCACCTACTCAGCAAGCTGCACGGAAGAAATCGGGTAACTGACTGTGAGCACTCCAGCTCAAGCTGTTGGTCAAAGTGTGAATTTCAAGTCAGAGGCATGACAgttgctggcagccagctcacaGCAGTGGCCGACTCCTCGGTGGGCAATACTTGGCACCATCGCTGCCTCTGTCGCCAGAGCTGCCCCCAAGTGGGAGCATGTTGATCCCATGGCAGTTGAGGTTCTTTTGTGCATCGCTAAAGCCTTGTCAGCCCTGTTCAGCCCCGGCGACTACCCCAGGCTGTTCCTTTCTGACTTTCTTCTGATCCTTTTAAAACTTAGTTCCCTTTTCgccaccctccctcccacacaGCTATCGCGTAAAGGTAGGTTTTACCCGAGCCCTTCATTCTGAACCAAGTTTGAGTAACTTCTCctattagaaagaaagatcCCAACCAACATATTGCCTACTCTGCAGAGGAAGTTTCGTCATCTCCCTCAAAGTGAGGATGGTAGTTACAGAGAGCTTTACTGCCCAGAGCTGCTAGTGAACCACCTGTAGAGCCGGGGGCGGAACCAGGTCTACTGACTTAcaaagctctgtgctgccttaAGAGCCTGTAGACAAAGTAGAAAGTGCTGTTTAGCCAGTTCCAAAAAGCTCTTTGTGGTCCAGCCTCAACTCACTCTGTCCTGACTTGTTCAGGAGAAGCCGAGAGCTTTGCTGCTCGTTTATGTTCATCGCGCGAGAGGGAATTGGAGCTGGAACGTACTTTGGCCTCCGTctctctgcagcagaaacaggcagAGAAGGTAAGAGTCACCTCTGCTTATgcttcaccagcagctctgcctttggcTATTTGCTTGTCAGTACACTAATGTTTGCATTCTGTAGTCCCTGCTCGGAGAAGAGGCAGAAATTAACATTCTGAATTGTTAATTAACCTTGTAAAGCCCTGTGTTCTCCATGGTCAAGGCAAACTTCATTCAGGTTTCTGTGACCACTAATCATATGGTCCAGTTGCTGTCTTCAGATCCGGCACCTTACTTCATTAGTCTTGCCAGCTCCACGCAACAGAAGCGCCACCGAGACCTTGTCTCAGGAGGGTCTCCGTCAGGCACACACTTCAGTATTGATATTCATCCAGAAGTCTGCAGAAATGACCTCGCGTTCAGTTAGTAGCATCGCGTTTGAAAAGGCTGAGCAGATTTATTCCTGGCAAATTCAGGAGGTTCTAAGCCAACCTGTCCTGAAGGATTTTGCCAAAGTTCTGATGCTTTCCACTTCAGCTGATGTGCTAaaggtgaaatattttgctgaagtctGCAGCTGAAtcagtcatttctttttttctgcagcgtAATGAAGAGTTAATGAAGGAGCTAGAAGACCCGAAACAGGAGCTGTACAAACAAAATGTAAGTCCATTTGCTGCTTGTTACTGCAGAGTAACACTGCTCTTCCCGGGAGAGCCACAAAACATTACAAGGGGCATGCACCACAGGTGGTGACTTGGGAGGCTGGATATTCAACTTAAAAAAAGTGACTGGATgtgatgtttctgtgattctaactGTTACGACTAGCTGGATTGTAAACTTCTGACATGTACTTGCCCAGACCCATAGTACATACAGTGatgctgctttaattttggtttgtttcagcAAAAGTAGTGAGGAAATGAAGCTGCAGAATTCAAAGCTGTCACGGAAGTTTCGCTGCCTGGTTTCCCAGGACTCAGCCTTGCAGTTATATATAAAGGATTGGCGTAAGAAACTGGAAATGGCTGAACGGAGGATCCAACAGGTGCCCATACTGCTTCCAGGCTGTGAGGGTAGATCACACTGACCGTTGTAAGACTTTGCTTCTGAGAGTGGGGGCAAGGCTTAACTCTTGTTCTGAAAGGAAGGCACAAAACCCCATCAAGGCATCCTCTTGGTCAAAGGCCTTCAGCGAGGCCTCTGAGGAACAGAAGGTCTGTTTGAAGGAGCTGGAGAGTAGACTGAAAGCTGTTGTGACGCTGGTCTGCGAAAAGAATGTTGTACAATATGAGAGGGTGACTGAACATACAGCGCGTGACGATACGAaggcttttcctgctttgtaTCTGTTTGGCATTTTGGTTACGCATCTGTCTCGTGGTCTCACTGAGAAGCCAGTTGAATAGGGGTGGTGTTTGTACCCACCCTTGCAGAAGGTGAATTGGACAATGGTAACTCGAAGGTCAGCTGGGGAAAGTTAAGAGAAGCAGCCAGTTAGGAAGGGAATTCAGGAAGCCAGCTGTTAGCAGTTCAGAGAGCAAGCCGGTGTGAACCTGAGCCTGTGAGGGAAGAAActgctcttttgtttatttttggttttggggtttttttccctccccagtcGGTGGCTTAAGTTACCCTTGAAATAAaggcagctgctcctcttctgGGAAAAGTACTGTGTGCCAACTGACATGCTCCAGACATTGGCTT
Proteins encoded in this region:
- the LOC106630817 gene encoding golgin subfamily A member 2-like, which translates into the protein MDIDRDCVLRPVLGGTRSARAAASRRAGRVHAGPAGSSRRGRAAGHAGKWSFPATGPIVPSALGNKLSPVKLQVKEYQQKKSPGAAAESKENHKTKGDGRPETPLGDDQQPPENKEQSQEAVDQLEKVKCELEKEFSEEQAALREKLQVPNKTIGILASEKSELQAALAPTQQAARKKSGEAESFAARLCSSRERELELERTLASVSLQQKQAEKRNEELMKELEDPKQELYKQNVSPFAACYCRVTLLFPGEPQNITRGMHHRW